A part of Kryptolebias marmoratus isolate JLee-2015 linkage group LG8, ASM164957v2, whole genome shotgun sequence genomic DNA contains:
- the rerea gene encoding arginine-glutamic acid dipeptide repeats protein isoform X4 yields MSEMDDLFSPRRRLNSTQGEIRVGPSHQAKLPELQPFPSPGGQAVTENEELVWMPGVNDCDLLMYLRAARSMAAFAGMCDGGSTEDGCLAASRDDTTLNALNTLHESSYDAGKALQRLVKKPVPKLIEKCWSEDEVKRFIKGLRQFGKNFFRIRKELLPNKETGELITFYYYWKKTPEAASCRAHRRHRRQPVFRRIKTRTASTPVNTPSRPPSSEFLDLSSASEDDFDSEDSEQELKGYACRHCFTTTSKDWHHGGRENILLCTDCRIHFKKYGELPPIEKPVDPPPFMFKPVKEEEDGLSGKHSMRTRRNRGSMSTLRSGRKKQTVSPDGRASPTNEDLRSSGRTSPSAASTDSTDSKTDSMKKPSKKIKEDAPSPMKSAKRQREKGASDTEEPERASAKKSKTQELSRPDSPSEGEGEGEGEGESSDGRSINEELSSDPKDIDQDNRSSSPSIPSPRDNESDSDSSAQQQQLLQSQHPPVIQCQPGPSAASSASAPPTTSTSSLPPQVSPAAASTSLPPQPLAQAGPLSLIQSGALLHPQRLPSPHSPMTQAPPPGPSVPPQSLPSPHHGPIPPMPHPLQPGPSHMPHPHAMTPQGFPVGPSQVPPPPISVQSQQRAHTPPSQSQSSSQSGGQPPREQPLPPAPMSMPHIKPPPTTPIPQIPTPQSHKHPPHVSAPPFPQMPSNLPPPPALKPLSSLSNHHPPSAHPPPLQLMPQGQQLQPPPAQPPVLTQSQSLPPSASHQPPAAPPLPPSTASHPSGPPQPPFSSHPFSTVLPPNGPPPSSSNSMPSLQPPSSSAPSSSISMPLPASVTCAAPGPVVPPVHIKEEPVDETEEPESPPPPQRSPSPEPTVVDTPSHASQSARFYKHLDRGYNSCARTDFYFTPLASSKLAKKREEALEKAKREAEQKAREEKEREREREKEREREREREKEVERAAKASSSSHESRMGEPQMAGPAHMRPPFDGPPTTIAAVPPYIGPDTPALRTLSEYARPHVMSPTNRNHPFFVSLNPADQLLAYHMPSLYNADPAMRERELREREMREREIRERELRERMKPGFEVKPPEMDSLHPSTNPMEHFARHGALALPPMAGPHPFASFHPGLNPLERERLALQGPQLRPDMSYPERLAAERLHAERMATVANDPIARLQMFNVTPHHHQHSHIHSHLHLHQQDPLHQGGGECLVCPPGSGAHPLAVDPLAAGPHLARFPYPPGTIPNPLLGQPPHEHEMLRHPVFGAPYPRELPGGLPPQMSAAHQLQAMHAQSAELQRLAMEQQWLHGHHHMHGAPVPGDDFYSRLKKESDKQL; encoded by the exons GCGACTAAACAGCACACAAGGGGAAATCCGAGTGGGGCCGAGTCACCAG GCCAAGCTCCCAGAGCTGCAGCCTTTTCCCTCCCCTGGTGGCCAGGCCGTGACTGAGAACGAGGAGCTGGTCTGGATGCCGGGGGTCAATGACTGTGACCTTCTTATGTACCTCAGAGCTGCAAG GAGCATGGCTGCCTTTGCAGGGATGTGTGACGGAGGCTCGACAGAAGATGGCTGTCTAGCCGCCTCTCGAGACGACACTACGTTAAACGCACTTAACACC CTTCACGAGAGCAGCTATGATGCAGGGAAGGCTCTGCAGCGCCTGGTGAAGAAGCCGGTACCGAAACTGATAGAGAAGTGCTGGTCTGAGGATGAAGTG AAGCGCTTCATTAAAGGGCTGAGGCAGTTTGGCAAAAACTTCTTCAGGATCCGGAAAGAGCTGTTGCCCAACAAAGAAACG ggAGAGCTAATTACCTTCTACTACTATTGGAAGAAGACGCCTGAGGCAGCCAGCTGCCGAGCCCATCGCAGACACCGCCGCCAACCCGTTTTCCGCCGCATCAAGACACGAACTGCTTCAACTCCTGTCAACACCCCCTCACGGCCCCCCTCAAGCGAGTTCT TGGACCTCAGCTCAGCCAGCGAAGATGACTTCGACAGTGAAGACAGCGAGCAGGAGCTGAAGGGCTACGCCTGCCGCCACTGCTTCACTACCA CCTCCAAGGACTGGCACCACGGGGGCCGGGAGAACATCTTACTGTGCACCGACTGCCGCATCCACTTCAAGAAGTACGGCGAGCTGCCCCCCATCGAGAAGCCTGTCGACCCGCCACCATTTATGTTCAAACCTgtcaaagaggaagaggatggactCAGCGGGAAGCATAGCATGAGGACCCGACGGAACCGAGGCTCG ATGTCAACGCTACGTAGTGGTCGTAAGAAACAGACAGTCAGTCCTGATGGCCGAGCCTCACCGACCAACGAGGACTTGCGTTCCAGCGGCCGGACGTCACCCAGCGCAGCAAGTACTGACAGCACGGACAGCAAGACAGACTCCATGAAGAAGCCAAGCAAG AAGATTAAAGAGGACGCTCCATCACCGATGAAGAGTGCCAAACGGCAGAGAGAGAAGGGCGCTTCAGACACGGAGGAGCCTGAGAGGGCCAGCGCCAAAAAGTCCAAGACACAG GAGCTGAGCCGACCAGACTCACCTTcagaaggagagggagagggtGAAGGCGAGGGCGAGAGCTCCGACGGGCGAAGCATCAACGAGGAGCTCAGTAGCGATCCAAAAGACATTGACCAGGACAACCGGAGCTCCTCCCCGAGCATCCCCAGCCCCCGTGACAACGAGAGCGACTCTGACTCATCTGCCCAGCAGCAACAGCTCCTGCAGAGCCAGCACCCTCCAGTCATCCAGTGTCAACCAGGCCCATCAGCTGCTTCCTCAGCATCTGCTCCACCTACAACCTCAACCTCCTCACTGCCTCCACAGGTCTCCCCTGCAGCTGCCTCCACCTCTCTACCTCCTCAGCCTCTGGCCCAGGCTGGTCCATTGTCTCTTATCCAGTCTGGCGCATTACTTCACCCTCAGAGGTTACCCTCTCCTCACTCCCCCATGACTCAGGCTCCGCCTCCTGGCCCCTCAGTCCCGCCTCAGTCTTTACCCAGTCCGCATCATGGGCCCATTCCCCCCATGCCCCACCCACTACAGCCCGGACCCTCACACATGCCCCACCCTCACGCCATGACCCCTCAGGGATTCCCTGTGGGTCCCTCTCAGGTCCCGCCTCCACCCATCTCTGTGCAGTCACAGCAGAGGGCCCACACACCTCCTTCTCAGTCTCAATCATCTTCTCAGAGCGGAGGCCAGCCTCCCAGAGAGCAACCCTTGCCCCCCGCACCCATGTCCATGCCTCACATCAAGCCTCCTCCAACTACACCCATCCCTCAGATACCCACCCCACAGTCTCACAAACACCCACCTCACGTCTCGGCACCTCCATTCCCTCAGATGCCTTCAAATCTGCCTCCACCCCCTGCCCTAAAGCCCCTCAGTTCCTTATCCAACCATCATCCTCCATCAGCTCACCCACCTCCCCTCCAGCTCATGCCTCAGGGGCAGCAGCTCCAGCCGCCACCAGCCCAGCCTCCAGTTCTCACACAGTCCCAGAGCCTCCCGCCTTCAGCCAGCCACcagcctcctgcagctcctcctcttccacccTCCACAGCCTCACACCCCAGCGGGCCGCCACAGCCGCCTTTCTCCTCACACCCTTTCAGCACCGTTCTACCTCCAAACGGCCCCCCCCCATCCTCATCAAACTCTATGCCCAGCTTACAACCTCCGTCTTCTTCTGCGCCGTCCTCTTCCATCTCAATGCCTCTACCTGCCTCAGTCACCTGTGCTGCCCCAGGCCCGGTAGTGCCACCCGTTCACATCAAAGAGGAGCCCGTGGACGAGACAGAAGAGCCAGAAAGTCCGCCTCCCCCACAGAGGAGCCCCTCCCCGGAGCCTACTGTGGTCGATACACCCAGCCACGCCAGCCAGTCAGCACG GTTCTACAAGCACCTGGACCGGGGTTACAACTCCTGTGCTCGGACAGATTTCTACTTCACTCCGCTGGCTTCGTCCAAACTGGCCAAAAAGCGAGAGGAAGCTCTGGAGAAAGCCAAGAGGGAAGCAGAACAGAAGGCGAGAGAGGAGAAGGAAAGAGAGAGGGAGCGGGAAAAAGAACGGGAGAGGGAGCGAGAGCGCGAGAAGGAGGTTGAACGCGCGGCG AAAGCCTCCAGTTCCTCTCATGAAAGCAGAATGGGGGAACCTCAGATGGCTGGCCCGGCTCATATGCGCCCACCCTTCGACGGCCCCCCCACAACGATTGCAGCTGTGCCTCCGTACATTGGGCCCGACACCCCCGCCCTCCGCACCCTCAGCGAGTACGCCAGACCCCACGTCATGTCGCCCACCAATCGAAACCACCCCTTCTTTGTGTCCCTGAACCCCGCTGACCAGCTGCTGGCCTACCACATGCCCAGCCTGTACAACGCCGACCCGGCCATGCGGGAGCGCGAGCTGCGAGAGCGGGAGATGCGCGAGAGGGAGATCCGTGagagggagctgagggaaagGATGAAGCCCGGCTTCGAAGTCAAACCCCCAGAAATGGACTCACTCCACCCCTCCACGAACCCCATGGAGCACTTCGCCCGGCACGGGGCCCTCGCGTTACCTCCCATGGCCGGCCCCCACCCGTTCGCCTCTTTTCACCCGGGTCTGAACCCGTTGGAGCGCGAGCGGCTCGCCCTTCAGGGGCCTCAGCTGCGGCCTGACATGAGCTACCCGGAGAGGCTGGCTGCAGAGAGACTCCACGCCGAGAGGATGGCCACCGTGGCCAACGACCCCATCGCACGTCTACAGATGTTCAACGTCACGCCGCACCACCACCAGCACTCACACATtcactcccatctccacctcCACCAGCAAGACCCTCTTCACCAAG GTGGTGGTGAATGTCTCGTTTGTCCTCCAGGTTCGGGGGCCCACCCGCTGGCAGTAGACCCCCTGGCAGCCGGACCTCACCTGGCCCGCTTCCCCTACCCGCCCGGCACCATCCCCAACCCTCTCCTGGGCCAGCCGCCGCACGAACACGAGATGCTGCGCCACCCGGTGTTCG GCGCTCCATATCCACGGGAGCTGCCAGGAGGTCTTCCACCACAAATGTCGGCGGCCCACCAGCTGCAGGCCATGCACGCCCAGTCGGCGGAGCTCCAGCGGCTGGCGATGGAGCAGCAGTGGCTCCACGGACACCATCACATGCACGGAGCACCAGTGCCTGGTGACGACTTCTACAG CAGACTGAAGAAAGAAAGCGACAAACAGCTGTAA
- the rerea gene encoding arginine-glutamic acid dipeptide repeats protein isoform X5 produces MSEMDDLFSPRRRLNSTQGEIRVGPSHQAKLPELQPFPSPGGQAVTENEELVWMPGVNDCDLLMYLRAARSMAAFAGMCDGGSTEDGCLAASRDDTTLNALNTLHESSYDAGKALQRLVKKPVPKLIEKCWSEDEVKRFIKGLRQFGKNFFRIRKELLPNKETGELITFYYYWKKTPEAASCRAHRRHRRQPVFRRIKTRTASTPVNTPSRPPSSEFLDLSSASEDDFDSEDSEQELKGYACRHCFTTTSKDWHHGGRENILLCTDCRIHFKKYGELPPIEKPVDPPPFMFKPVKEEEDGLSGKHSMRTRRNRGSMSTLRSGRKKQTVSPDGRASPTNEDLRSSGRTSPSAASTDSTDSKTDSMKKPSKKIKEDAPSPMKSAKRQREKGASDTEEPERASAKKSKTQELSRPDSPSEGEGEGEGEGESSDGRSINEELSSDPKDIDQDNRSSSPSIPSPRDNESDSDSSAQQQQLLQSQHPPVIQCQPGPSAASSASAPPTTSTSSLPPQVSPAAASTSLPPQPLAQAGPLSLIQSGALLHPQRLPSPHSPMTQAPPPGPSVPPQSLPSPHHGPIPPMPHPLQPGPSHMPHPHAMTPQGFPVGPSQVPPPPISVQSQQRAHTPPSQSQSSSQSGGQPPREQPLPPAPMSMPHIKPPPTTPIPQIPTPQSHKHPPHVSAPPFPQMPSNLPPPPALKPLSSLSNHHPPSAHPPPLQLMPQGQQLQPPPAQPPVLTQSQSLPPSASHQPPAAPPLPPSTASHPSGPPQPPFSSHPFSTVLPPNGPPPSSSNSMPSLQPPSSSAPSSSISMPLPASVTCAAPGPVVPPVHIKEEPVDETEEPESPPPPQRSPSPEPTVVDTPSHASQSARFYKHLDRGYNSCARTDFYFTPLASSKLAKKREEALEKAKREAEQKAREEKEREREREKEREREREREKEVERAAKASSSSHESRMGEPQMAGPAHMRPPFDGPPTTIAAVPPYIGPDTPALRTLSEYARPHVMSPTNRNHPFFVSLNPADQLLAYHMPSLYNADPAMRERELREREMREREIRERELRERMKPGFEVKPPEMDSLHPSTNPMEHFARHGALALPPMAGPHPFASFHPGLNPLERERLALQGPQLRPDMSYPERLAAERLHAERMATVANDPIARLQMFNVTPHHHQHSHIHSHLHLHQQDPLHQGSGAHPLAVDPLAAGPHLARFPYPPGTIPNPLLGQPPHEHEMLRHPVFGAPYPRELPGGLPPQMSAAHQLQAMHAQSAELQRLAMEQQWLHGHHHMHGAPVPGDDFYSRLKKESDKQL; encoded by the exons GCGACTAAACAGCACACAAGGGGAAATCCGAGTGGGGCCGAGTCACCAG GCCAAGCTCCCAGAGCTGCAGCCTTTTCCCTCCCCTGGTGGCCAGGCCGTGACTGAGAACGAGGAGCTGGTCTGGATGCCGGGGGTCAATGACTGTGACCTTCTTATGTACCTCAGAGCTGCAAG GAGCATGGCTGCCTTTGCAGGGATGTGTGACGGAGGCTCGACAGAAGATGGCTGTCTAGCCGCCTCTCGAGACGACACTACGTTAAACGCACTTAACACC CTTCACGAGAGCAGCTATGATGCAGGGAAGGCTCTGCAGCGCCTGGTGAAGAAGCCGGTACCGAAACTGATAGAGAAGTGCTGGTCTGAGGATGAAGTG AAGCGCTTCATTAAAGGGCTGAGGCAGTTTGGCAAAAACTTCTTCAGGATCCGGAAAGAGCTGTTGCCCAACAAAGAAACG ggAGAGCTAATTACCTTCTACTACTATTGGAAGAAGACGCCTGAGGCAGCCAGCTGCCGAGCCCATCGCAGACACCGCCGCCAACCCGTTTTCCGCCGCATCAAGACACGAACTGCTTCAACTCCTGTCAACACCCCCTCACGGCCCCCCTCAAGCGAGTTCT TGGACCTCAGCTCAGCCAGCGAAGATGACTTCGACAGTGAAGACAGCGAGCAGGAGCTGAAGGGCTACGCCTGCCGCCACTGCTTCACTACCA CCTCCAAGGACTGGCACCACGGGGGCCGGGAGAACATCTTACTGTGCACCGACTGCCGCATCCACTTCAAGAAGTACGGCGAGCTGCCCCCCATCGAGAAGCCTGTCGACCCGCCACCATTTATGTTCAAACCTgtcaaagaggaagaggatggactCAGCGGGAAGCATAGCATGAGGACCCGACGGAACCGAGGCTCG ATGTCAACGCTACGTAGTGGTCGTAAGAAACAGACAGTCAGTCCTGATGGCCGAGCCTCACCGACCAACGAGGACTTGCGTTCCAGCGGCCGGACGTCACCCAGCGCAGCAAGTACTGACAGCACGGACAGCAAGACAGACTCCATGAAGAAGCCAAGCAAG AAGATTAAAGAGGACGCTCCATCACCGATGAAGAGTGCCAAACGGCAGAGAGAGAAGGGCGCTTCAGACACGGAGGAGCCTGAGAGGGCCAGCGCCAAAAAGTCCAAGACACAG GAGCTGAGCCGACCAGACTCACCTTcagaaggagagggagagggtGAAGGCGAGGGCGAGAGCTCCGACGGGCGAAGCATCAACGAGGAGCTCAGTAGCGATCCAAAAGACATTGACCAGGACAACCGGAGCTCCTCCCCGAGCATCCCCAGCCCCCGTGACAACGAGAGCGACTCTGACTCATCTGCCCAGCAGCAACAGCTCCTGCAGAGCCAGCACCCTCCAGTCATCCAGTGTCAACCAGGCCCATCAGCTGCTTCCTCAGCATCTGCTCCACCTACAACCTCAACCTCCTCACTGCCTCCACAGGTCTCCCCTGCAGCTGCCTCCACCTCTCTACCTCCTCAGCCTCTGGCCCAGGCTGGTCCATTGTCTCTTATCCAGTCTGGCGCATTACTTCACCCTCAGAGGTTACCCTCTCCTCACTCCCCCATGACTCAGGCTCCGCCTCCTGGCCCCTCAGTCCCGCCTCAGTCTTTACCCAGTCCGCATCATGGGCCCATTCCCCCCATGCCCCACCCACTACAGCCCGGACCCTCACACATGCCCCACCCTCACGCCATGACCCCTCAGGGATTCCCTGTGGGTCCCTCTCAGGTCCCGCCTCCACCCATCTCTGTGCAGTCACAGCAGAGGGCCCACACACCTCCTTCTCAGTCTCAATCATCTTCTCAGAGCGGAGGCCAGCCTCCCAGAGAGCAACCCTTGCCCCCCGCACCCATGTCCATGCCTCACATCAAGCCTCCTCCAACTACACCCATCCCTCAGATACCCACCCCACAGTCTCACAAACACCCACCTCACGTCTCGGCACCTCCATTCCCTCAGATGCCTTCAAATCTGCCTCCACCCCCTGCCCTAAAGCCCCTCAGTTCCTTATCCAACCATCATCCTCCATCAGCTCACCCACCTCCCCTCCAGCTCATGCCTCAGGGGCAGCAGCTCCAGCCGCCACCAGCCCAGCCTCCAGTTCTCACACAGTCCCAGAGCCTCCCGCCTTCAGCCAGCCACcagcctcctgcagctcctcctcttccacccTCCACAGCCTCACACCCCAGCGGGCCGCCACAGCCGCCTTTCTCCTCACACCCTTTCAGCACCGTTCTACCTCCAAACGGCCCCCCCCCATCCTCATCAAACTCTATGCCCAGCTTACAACCTCCGTCTTCTTCTGCGCCGTCCTCTTCCATCTCAATGCCTCTACCTGCCTCAGTCACCTGTGCTGCCCCAGGCCCGGTAGTGCCACCCGTTCACATCAAAGAGGAGCCCGTGGACGAGACAGAAGAGCCAGAAAGTCCGCCTCCCCCACAGAGGAGCCCCTCCCCGGAGCCTACTGTGGTCGATACACCCAGCCACGCCAGCCAGTCAGCACG GTTCTACAAGCACCTGGACCGGGGTTACAACTCCTGTGCTCGGACAGATTTCTACTTCACTCCGCTGGCTTCGTCCAAACTGGCCAAAAAGCGAGAGGAAGCTCTGGAGAAAGCCAAGAGGGAAGCAGAACAGAAGGCGAGAGAGGAGAAGGAAAGAGAGAGGGAGCGGGAAAAAGAACGGGAGAGGGAGCGAGAGCGCGAGAAGGAGGTTGAACGCGCGGCG AAAGCCTCCAGTTCCTCTCATGAAAGCAGAATGGGGGAACCTCAGATGGCTGGCCCGGCTCATATGCGCCCACCCTTCGACGGCCCCCCCACAACGATTGCAGCTGTGCCTCCGTACATTGGGCCCGACACCCCCGCCCTCCGCACCCTCAGCGAGTACGCCAGACCCCACGTCATGTCGCCCACCAATCGAAACCACCCCTTCTTTGTGTCCCTGAACCCCGCTGACCAGCTGCTGGCCTACCACATGCCCAGCCTGTACAACGCCGACCCGGCCATGCGGGAGCGCGAGCTGCGAGAGCGGGAGATGCGCGAGAGGGAGATCCGTGagagggagctgagggaaagGATGAAGCCCGGCTTCGAAGTCAAACCCCCAGAAATGGACTCACTCCACCCCTCCACGAACCCCATGGAGCACTTCGCCCGGCACGGGGCCCTCGCGTTACCTCCCATGGCCGGCCCCCACCCGTTCGCCTCTTTTCACCCGGGTCTGAACCCGTTGGAGCGCGAGCGGCTCGCCCTTCAGGGGCCTCAGCTGCGGCCTGACATGAGCTACCCGGAGAGGCTGGCTGCAGAGAGACTCCACGCCGAGAGGATGGCCACCGTGGCCAACGACCCCATCGCACGTCTACAGATGTTCAACGTCACGCCGCACCACCACCAGCACTCACACATtcactcccatctccacctcCACCAGCAAGACCCTCTTCACCAAG GTTCGGGGGCCCACCCGCTGGCAGTAGACCCCCTGGCAGCCGGACCTCACCTGGCCCGCTTCCCCTACCCGCCCGGCACCATCCCCAACCCTCTCCTGGGCCAGCCGCCGCACGAACACGAGATGCTGCGCCACCCGGTGTTCG GCGCTCCATATCCACGGGAGCTGCCAGGAGGTCTTCCACCACAAATGTCGGCGGCCCACCAGCTGCAGGCCATGCACGCCCAGTCGGCGGAGCTCCAGCGGCTGGCGATGGAGCAGCAGTGGCTCCACGGACACCATCACATGCACGGAGCACCAGTGCCTGGTGACGACTTCTACAG CAGACTGAAGAAAGAAAGCGACAAACAGCTGTAA